The genomic stretch AAGAAGGTACAGCTGCGAGAGTCGATCAAGTATGTGCTCATCAATCTCTTTTCGTCCATGCTTTTTGTTACAACTGTTTCTTATGTATATGCGGTACTAGGAACAGTAAATATGGCACAATTGGCAGAGCGCGCAGCGGCTTCTGATTCACCAGGCATTATTACCACTGTCGCCATACTGTTATTTTTTGTATTTGCTACGAAGGGCGCAGCATTCCCGCTTTATTATTGGCTGCCGCGTTCTTACATTGTTCCAAATCCGGTTATTTCCGCTTTATTTGGTGCCTTATTGACGAAAGTCGGTGTTTATTCCTTAATTCGGACTTTCACACTAATATTTCATCAGCAGCCGGAAATCATTGACAATCTGTTCATTTGGGTCGGCAATTTGACAATGCTGTTCGGTGTACTCGGTGCGCTTGCTTCTCGAAATATTAAATTGATTGTCGCTTATAACATTATTCCGGCAATCGGATTCATGTTAGTCGGTATCGGCATGTTTAATAATGATGGTTTGAGCGGAAGCATTTATTATCTGCTGCAGGACATGATTATTAAAGCCGCTCTATTCTTGCTCGCTGGTACGATTGCAAGCCTAGCGGGTACAACAGATATAAATAAAATGGGCGGTATGATCCGCTCTCATCCAATGCTTGGATGGATGTTCTTTATCGGAGGACTTGTGTTAGCCGGCGTACCCCCGTTCAGCGGCTTTATCGGCAAGTTATTGCTGGTCCGCGGCGCTTTCGAAAAAGGCGAAACAGTTACGGTTATTATTATGCTGGTCACTAGCTTATTGATTTTGCTTTCCATCGTCAGAGCTTTTATCCGTGTATTCTGGGGAGAAGGCAATACAGGAGCAGAACCTGCTGGCAAACATAGATCTCAATTCTATTCAGCTGGTTTCCTCATGCTGTTTACCGTCTTTCTTGGCATTGGTGCAGAAGCTATCCTGCCTAGTGTCCAACAGATTGCAGATTACTTGCTTGAACCGCAAACGTATATTGAACTCGTTTTAAAGGGGGATCACTAAATGGCTTTTCAAATATGTATAAACTTACTGATTGCCGTAATGTGGACTTTTCTTGGCGAGTCCTATAACTTCTCCGGTTTCGTGATCGGTTATCTTGTCGGTATTGTTTTATTGTTCTCCCTAAGACGTTTCTTAAAAGGACCGTTTTACCTGAAGCGTGTGTATAATATAGTTATCTTAGTGCTCATTTTTATAAAAGAGCTGCTGCTCTCTAACCTGGATATTACAAAGCTTATATATGCCAGACGTTTAAATATTAATCCTGGCATATTCACCTTGGAAACAGATTTGGAAACAGATTTGGAGATCACACTTTTAGCTATTTTAATTACATTAACGCCAGGAACGGTAACAGTTGCTGTCTCTCCTGATAAGAAGAAACTCTATATCCATGCGATGGACATTGTCGATATGCAGGATGCCGTTCATTCCATTAAGAACAGCTTTGAGAAGCATATCATGGAGGTGACACGATGAGTGCCTTGCAAGATGATTTCGCATCAATTGTTCAGATGGTATCCATCATTTGCTTGATTGTCCTAAGTGTCTCTATCATTTTGTTAATTATCCGCGTGCTGAAGGGACCGACAAATGCAGACCGAGCAGTTGCATTAGATGCTATCGGAGTTAATATAATGGCTTTTGCAGCCTTACTAGCCATCATTTTGGTAACACCGAACTTTAATGATATTGTATTGCTAATTGGTATCCTGCTGTTT from Terribacillus sp. DMT04 encodes the following:
- a CDS encoding Na+/H+ antiporter subunit D, with translation MTNLAILPILIPLLSGVLVAFTHNRLGLTRTLAMLLAFAHLITMGFLSFHVLTEGSIVLQAGDWIAPYGIVLVLDPLSALLVLTTSIILVAAVWYAPSSVSEEQESFYFYTFVFLLITGVSGAFITGDLFNLFVFFEVLLMASYALITHGGKKVQLRESIKYVLINLFSSMLFVTTVSYVYAVLGTVNMAQLAERAAASDSPGIITTVAILLFFVFATKGAAFPLYYWLPRSYIVPNPVISALFGALLTKVGVYSLIRTFTLIFHQQPEIIDNLFIWVGNLTMLFGVLGALASRNIKLIVAYNIIPAIGFMLVGIGMFNNDGLSGSIYYLLQDMIIKAALFLLAGTIASLAGTTDINKMGGMIRSHPMLGWMFFIGGLVLAGVPPFSGFIGKLLLVRGAFEKGETVTVIIMLVTSLLILLSIVRAFIRVFWGEGNTGAEPAGKHRSQFYSAGFLMLFTVFLGIGAEAILPSVQQIADYLLEPQTYIELVLKGDH
- a CDS encoding Na+/H+ antiporter subunit E; the encoded protein is MAFQICINLLIAVMWTFLGESYNFSGFVIGYLVGIVLLFSLRRFLKGPFYLKRVYNIVILVLIFIKELLLSNLDITKLIYARRLNINPGIFTLETDLETDLEITLLAILITLTPGTVTVAVSPDKKKLYIHAMDIVDMQDAVHSIKNSFEKHIMEVTR
- a CDS encoding Na(+)/H(+) antiporter subunit F1 — protein: MSALQDDFASIVQMVSIICLIVLSVSIILLIIRVLKGPTNADRAVALDAIGVNIMAFAALLAIILVTPNFNDIVLLIGILLFIGTVAIAIYLEKGDLIDTDDN